A section of the Telopea speciosissima isolate NSW1024214 ecotype Mountain lineage chromosome 3, Tspe_v1, whole genome shotgun sequence genome encodes:
- the LOC122656769 gene encoding nitrate reductase [NADH]-like, producing MAASVVNRQYGHLEPNLNGGVHGYRTSSNSRPPSPFRSSNFPPNTATEHAFAVQMDDSSSEDENEFDWSDHLGNVNNEVEPSIFDSRDQGTADNWVERNPSLIRLTGKHPFNCEPPLTRLMHHGFITPVPLHYVRNHGPVPKATWEEWTFEVTGLVKRPIRFTMDQLVNEFPSTEFPVTLVCAGNRRKEQNMVKHTIGFNWGAAGVSTSVWRGVRLRDVLKRCDIYSRRMGAMNVCFEGAEDLPGGGGSKYGTSIKKEIAMDPSRDIILAYMQNGELLKPDHGFPVRMIIPGFIGGRMVKWLKRIIVTTKESENYYHYNDNRVLPSHVDAELANAEAWWYKPEYIITELNINSVITTPCHDEILPINSWTTQSSYTLKGYAYTGGGKKITRVEVTMDGGETWMVCNLDIQEKPNKYMKYWCWCFWSLEVEVVDLIGAKEFAVRAWDEALNTQPENLIWNVMGMMNNCWFRVKMNVCKLHKGEIGIMFEHPTQPANQPGGWMTRQKHVETSESNPALKKSLSTPFTKTSSKVISMSEVNKHNSDESPWIVVHGQVYDCTKFLKDHPGGSDSILINAGTDCTEEFDAIHSEKAKKMLEDYWIGELSTTTGYNSPIHNSSSDITKTKNLALIPGEKIQCKLISKTQLSYDSRLFRFALPSEEQVLGLPVGKHIYLCATINEKLCMRAYTPSSSIDEVGYFDLVVKVYFKGINPKFPNGGLMTQFLDNLPLGGTLDIKGPLGHIEYTGQGNFIVHGKHKFGKKLAMIAGGTGITPIYQVIQAILKDPKDETEMYLVYANRTEDDILLRDELDSWAEKHERLKVWYVVGKSIREGWKYSVGRVTESILREHVPEGGSSDMLALVCGPAPMIQFAVTPNLEKMNYDVKNSLLVF from the exons ATGGCCGCCTCAGTCGTTAACCGGCAGTACGGCCATCTCGAACCCAATCTGAACGGAGGCGTCCACGGCTACCGAACCTCCTCCAATTCCCGGCCACCCTCGCCGTTCCGGAGCTCCAACTTTCCTCCGAACACAGCTACTGAACATGCCTTCGCGGTTCAAATGGACGATTCGTCGAGTGAAGATGAAAACGAATTTGATTGGTCGGACCATCTTGGCAACGTTAACAACGAGGTTGAACCATCAATCTTCGATTCTCGTGATCAAGGAACCGCCGACAACTGGGTCGAGCGTAACCCGTCATTGATTCGACTCACCGGTAAGCACCCATTTAATTGTGAGCCGCCTTTGACTCGGTTGATGCACCATGGGTTCATTACTCCAGTGCCACTTCACTACGTTCGCAACCACGGGCCGGTTCCAAAGGCAACGTGGGAGGAATGGACCTTCGAAGTGACCGGTCTAGTCAAGCGACCAATCCGGTTCACCATGGACCAGCTCGTGAACGAATTCCCAAGCACGGAATTCCCGGTCACGCTTGTTTGCGCCGGAAACCGGCGAAAAGAACAAAACATGGTTAAACATACCATCGGTTTTAACTGGGGAGCCGCTGGGGTTTCTACTTCGGTGTGGCGCGGTGTACGGTTAAGAGATGTGCTCAAGCGTTGTGACATCTATAGCCGTCGGATGGGAGCGATGAACGTGTGTTTTGAAGGAGCTGAAGATTTACCTGGTGGTGGTGGGTCCAAGTATGGTACAAGCATCAAGAAAGAGATTGCGATGGATCCATCACGGGATATCATATTAGCTTATATGCAAAATGGAGAGCTGTTGAAGCCGGACCATGGATTCCCGGTGCGGATGATCATACCAGGATTTATTGGTGGCAGGATGGTAAAATGGCTGAAACGTATAATCGTCACCACCAAAGAGTCGGAGAATTACTATCACTATAACGATAATAGGGTCCTTCCGTCACACGTGGATGCCGAGCTAGCTAACGCCGAAG CTTGGTGGTACAAGCCTGAGTACATCATCACCGAGTTGAACATTAACTCGGTAATTACAACGCCGTGTCACGATGAGATCTTGCCGATTAACTCGTGGACAACTCAGAGTTCTTATACTTTGAAGGGCTATGCTTATACTG gTGGAGGGAAGAAAATTACACGTGTTGAGGTGACAATGGACGGTGGAGAGACATGGATGGTGTGCAACTTAGACATTCAGGAGAAACCCAACAAATATATGAAATACTGGTGTTGGTGCTTCTGGTCCCTTGAAGTGGAGGTGGTGGACCTAATTGGTGCCAAAGAGTTTGCTGTGAGGGCTTGGGATGAAGCCCTCAATACTCAACCTGAGAACCTCATTTGGAATGTCATG GGAATGATGAACAACTGCTGGTTCAGAGTGAAGATGAACGTGTGCAAGCTACACAAGGGTGAGATTGGTATCATGTTTGAGCACCCGACCCAACCGGCAAACCAACCAGGCGGGTGGATGACCCGACAAAAGCATGTTGAGACGTCTGAAAGTAACCCTGCCTTGAAAAAGAGCTTATCCACTCCTTTCACGAAGACATCCTCCAAAGTGATATCCATGTCCGAGGTGAATAAGCACAACTCGGACGAGTCACCTTGGATCGTCGTCCATGGCCAAGTCTATGACTGCACCAAGTTCCTTAAGGACCACCCTGGTGGGTCAGATAGCATCCTTATCAATGCCGGAACCGACTGTACCGAAGAATTTGACGCGATCCACTccgaaaaagcaaaaaaaatgcTCGAAGATTATTGGATCGGAGAACTCAGTACCACCACCGGTTACAATTCTCCAATCCATAATTCGTCTAGTGACATAACTAAAACGAAAaaccttgctctgataccaggtGAAAAGATCCAATGCAAGCTCATTTCCAAGACTCAACTCTCCTACGATTCCCGTCTCTTCCGATTCGCATTGCCATCAGAAGAACAAGTCCTTGGACTGCCGGTAGGGAAGCACATTTATCTTTGTGCTACCATAAACGAAAAGCTTTGTATGCGTGCATACACTCCATCAAGCTCAATTGATGAGGTTGGCTACTTTGATCTTGTTGTTAAGGTCTACTTCAAGGGtataaaccctaaattcccaAATGGAGGTCTAATGACACAATTCTTGGATAATCTTCCCTTGGGTGGAACCCTAGACATTAAAGGTCCATTGGGACACATTGAGTATACTGGCCAAGGTAACTTCATAGTCCATGGAAAGCACAAATTTGGAAAGAAGCTAGCAATGATAGCTGGAGGGACAGGAATCACTCCTATCTATCAAGTTATCCAAGCAATCTTGAAGGATCCAAAGGATGAAACAGAGATGTATTTGGTGTATGCAAATAGAACAGAAGATGATATATTGTTGAGAGATGAATTGGATTCGTGGGCTGAGAAGCATGAGAGGTTGAAGGTATGGTATGTGGTGGGGAAATCAATCAGGGAAGGGTGGAAGTACAGTGTAGGGAGAGTTACAGAGAGTATTCTTAGAGAACATGTTCCAGAAGGAGGATCAAGTGATATGTTGGCATTGGTATGTGGGCCAGCACCAATGATTCAGTTTGCAGTGACACCCAACTTGGAGAAGATGAACTATGATGTTAAGAACTCATTACTTGTGTTTTGA
- the LOC122656064 gene encoding uncharacterized protein LOC122656064 yields MARGGRGRRRLGARKYRSTPYPLPSCRREVTEKESHQKKCSNALEKKDWEDANCSVCMEYPHNAVLLLCSSHDKGCRPYMCGTSYRYSNCLDQFKKAYTKVMSPRSVQPWHELGDNTNGGSGSGWPNEKCEVMDLACPLCRGQVKGWTVVEPAREYLNEKKRSCMQDDCSFVGTYKELRKHVKADHPSARPREVDPALEQKWRRLEHEREHDDVMSTIRSSMPGAMVLGDYVIEGRHRGFGTDNEGDADDDDGYDVDLGENFLNLFLLFHHNMGGGVNLNTRLRRLERHRALDENGRGGISRVAATGGAASARNDDDNHGSPVGRHRGRVVELGRSHRRLNRRNRQRMGTM; encoded by the coding sequence ATGGCGAGAGGTGGCAGGGGCAGACGCAGACTTGGAGCCCGTAAGTACAGGTCTACTCCATACCCATTACCATCTTGCCGCCGGGAGGTTACAGAGAAGGAATCACACCAGAAGAAATGTTCCAATGCTTTGGAGAAAAAAGACTGGGAAGATGCAAACTGTTCAGTGTGCATGGAATACCCTCATAATGCTGTTCTCCTCCTCTGCTCCTCCCATGACAAAGGATGCCGTCCCTACATGTGTGGCACCAGCTATCGTTATTCCAACTGCCTTGACCAGTTCAAGAAAGCATACACCAAAGTAATGTCACCTCGCTCTGTTCAACCATGGCATGAGTTGGGAGACAACACTAATGGTGGTTCAGGTTCTGGTTGGCCTAATGAAAAATGTGAAGTAATGGACCTAGCATGCCCACTTTGCCGAGGGCAGGTGAAAGGGTGGACTGTGGTGGAACCTGCACGTGAATATCTaaatgagaagaagaggagCTGCATGCAGGATGACTGCTCATTTGTTGGAACTTACAAGGAGCTCAGGAAGCATGTGAAGGCAGATCACCCATCTGCACGACCCCGTGAGGTGGACCCAGCGCTTGAACAAAAATGGAGACGGCTTGAGCATGAGAGAGAGCATGATGACGTGATGAGCACAATAAGGTCATCCATGCCAGGGGCAATGGTCCTGGGAGACTATGTTATAGAGGGACGTCATCGTGGCTTTGGTACAGATAATGAGGGGGATGCTGACGATGATGATGGATATGATGTGGATTTAGGAGAGAATTTTCTTAACTTGTTTCTTCTGTTCCATCACAACATGGGGGGAGGAGTCAACCTTAACACACGCCTGAGGAGGTTGGAGAGGCACCGCGCATTGGATGAAAATGGTCGTGGTGGAATCTCTCGTGTTGCAGCAACTGGTGGTGCAGCTAGTGCAAGAAATGACGATGATAATCATGGTTCCCCTGTTGGCCGCCACAGAGGCAGAGTGGTGGAGCTGGGGAGGTCACATAGGAGGCTAAATCGTAGAAATCGCCAGAGAATGGGGACAATGTGA